CGCGGCGCGCGGACGTGTTGGTCTTCTATAGGGGGGCTGAGCTCCCAACCATGTGGCGTGTGCTTCCAGTAGGCTAATGTTTATCCACCTAACCTGCAGCCAGCGGAAGCCGTACTTGATTCCGACTCGGAACACGCCAAAAATTAGTACTAGCAGCTCCTGTCTATCAAGCACACATTAGTCGACAGATCATGAGACCACCTGTATTTAATTTCGTTATTAAAGTTTGGCTTCCCTTTGTTTCTATCATCGATCAACATGCATTGTTTGCTCTAGTAGTACTCTTAAACAAGGTTCAAGTGTCATGCCACCTAGTAGGAGTATATTTTCTTACGCTACTTCGTTATCCAACCAAAGTTGACGTACCCCTCGTTATTCCGTGTCAGTTAGCTGCAAACTAGAGGGAAGCCAGTAACACCTACTCTGATCCGTACCCGGGTGAAAATTTCACAGCTATTGTCGTTACCTCAGTGCTAATGTGTGCTCTGTGAGTATCGTACGATCGTAGCCATTAGGTAGGCGTGCAAATGTATGCAGGGCCAGAAGCCGTGAACACGTACTTATCCACAACCGCCGATATGTACGTagtttctctcaagctagtgtATGTATATGGTAATCAGAGCAAGCGTGGCCATATGCGCGACGACAGCCAGGCAGACAAAGCAATTAGAACAGCACAGGAACCTGCTCTCAAACTCAATTGCAACAATAAACGGAACAGCCAAAAAAGCATGTCCAATCAAAAGCAGCTGCCGCTTGCAGGATTACGCTACGGCCTACGGACCCAAGTACGAACTAATaactcgacgacgacgacagcgaaaTGACTTAGCTAGGTCAACTGTTCGAATCCTAAAACTTGTTTTCAAGTCTCTAGTTAAGATCTGATTGGCACTCGCAACCTGCTCCTGATTGCTCGCCCCAACTAAAACCATCTCTAATGCCGCATTAACCAGACGATCAACGATCCACCCGTCGATCCATTCGGTCTCTTTCGGGGTGGTTAAACCATCGCGGTCTCGGAGTCGCACTTTCAGAGTGACGGTTGTTGCATGCATCCTTTTCGCCGGGTTCCTATTCCGAGTCCATTTCGGGGCCGGTCTTTGTTAGCATCCACGAGACCACGAAAGGGACGGGATGCGAGGGGGGGAAAACGCAGCATAGGATATACATTCTGATTCTGAACGCATTCAGCTCATGGACTGAGAAATCGCAAACAATTCAGAGGTAAAGACAGGTGATTGTGACAACGATGCCGCTAAAGAATAGGATCGCGGCGAGCAATGAGATCGCCGGAGCAACGCGGTGCTGACTGGGCTCGGCGTCGACCCTTGTCCTTCTCGGCGCCGCGCactcgcgccggcggcggggtcaaCCGTCGTCGTCCGACCTGGCGCCGCCTGGGAAATATCTACAAAAATACCCAATCTTGGGTGGCCGGTCGTTgtagctctctctctcttgttggAAAGTGGAAACAGTATGGAAAATGTGAGGAATTTGTTACTGGATTCTTCTACTGAACAATCATGATTGCTCATTCGTAGAGCGTCAGGTTGGCACGGAAGATCAAGCACATGCGGATGTGGAAAGTGACGCACGTTTAAGTTACCACCGAACCTAAGAACATGGTCAGTCAGTTGGGATTGCATTTGTTTTTCGTTTTGGTTGGACTTTGAAGCTCCTGGTGGATTTTCTTTCTTTAACCCacattgagtttttttttttttttgagacgatCTTTTAGGCAGTTGCCGCTGAAGCCTGATGTCGTCGTTTGATTCTACTGATCTTGGCCCATAGAAATATTGAGATTTGGAAAAGCCCATACTTTTCTATCACAAGCCCAACTAATACGGAAATGAACGGGCCTGAAACAAATATGAAGCCCATATACTCTACGCTATTGGATTGACAAAACGAGCCCACTGTCTCCATTACACAGCTTAAAGCCCGTGAAAGAGGCCTATCAGTCTGAAACTGAGCCCAAATTCGGCCCATCAAAGTTCATGATCACGCCCAGATTATTATTTCCACGGCAGCCAATCTGGAGCGTTGATTTTTATTTTACGGTGATTGATACGCCATGAAGTTGCTATACTAGACTTGCAGCCACCTGACACGACGCAAAACGACCAGGAGACCCCAAAATACGGTGATGAGCCTAACGCTTCTGCAAGGCTGCTACTCCGCCGAGGAAGACGACgaccccaccgccggcgccggcgccggcgcagagcTGAGCGAGTCCGGCGACTCGTCAACGGAGGAAGCTGGATCGGACGGAGACgaggcgtccgctcctccgaagCCGGCCTccaagccccgccgccgcccaaaccCTAAGGGGGGAGATGCAGCCGGCGGCGAAGGGAACTCCTCGCTGCCGTCGACGCTGGAGGCTTTCGCCGATGTCTCCGGCCCTCCGGAGTTTCTGAGGCACAGGGTTGCCGAGCCCGAGGAAGGGACGGAGGCCCTTGGCGTACTCGATCGCCGTGGGAAGGAAGGGAGCAAGCATCCGCCTCCAGGTAAGCAGATTTATCGACTCATTGAGGTGGAGACTAGCATTCTTAGTTAGTGGGGTTAGTAGCGGTGTGTTTATGAGACTGACTTCGACTTGATTGCATGGTAAGAGTGTGCACACCCTGATTTCTGTTAGTAAAGGTAGAGATTGGCTAACAATGTAATTACAGATCTTGCATTATTTAGAGAACCTGCTGTAGTTATTTTTCAGCAGTAATCATAACATGTTAGGTTGCATTATGCAGACTCTTGATGTTACATTGGTTAATGATTCCCAAGATACTTGACTGTGGAACTTGAACAAAAATTAGGAAGATACCAATTCTATGTACTATGTTGTGTATTAGACTATCTTTAGTCCTTCACATATAGAGGTACACTTTTAGCTAGTAAGTATCTATGAGCTGAAATATCAATACTACATTGGTTTTCAAGTTGGAAGGGTAGGCAGGGATCCATTACAGCCATCATGAAGCTCCACTATTGGAGATATTTGCATAGAATTGTATTTGCCTGTTTTCAATTGCATGTCATAAATATTTTGTACAATTGTTACAGAGTCGGCTGGTTCAATTGCAGAGTTATTTACATCGTGCTTGTTTGGTTTTAGTTTGAAATAAAAACTCTCAAGTCTATACTCCAATACTTGTGTCTGGGTATTTGTGGACCTCAAAGTGGTTTGAAACTGTCATGGTTGTTGTTTGACTCACGACTAGCATTTGGCCACGTAAATTTGATTGTTGAGAAAATTAGAGGGCCAGATGTTGTTGAATGATGAGAGACCCTGCATATCAATTCAGTTGGTTCTGGAGCGTGATATATCTCCTACTGGTTGGGCATGCTCTTCTTTGATGATAGCCCTTAGGCTATTGTTACAAATTGTACTTATCTGTGTGCTGTAACTATTGGGACTGATATTAAATTACTGAGCAGCACCTGTGGTGACAACATGGGATGAGGCAGTACTGATATTGAGATGGTTTTTATGTTGTAATAGTATAGAAAGTATGTAGTTTTACCTTCTCTAAACTTAGCCATGGGAAATATTTGTAGAAGCTGGTATTTTCAAGATTTAATGTGCCAGAGCATGCATACATCATCCCTTGTGCCTGTCAAGTATTTTGTTATGGGTTTGACGATCTCAATATTCCTGAGCTTGGTTATGAGAATTAAAGCAGTCTGAGTATGATTGCTTGCATTTGACAATGTTCTGAGCGTGCGCTCATTCCAGTTTTGCAATTTAGGATATATTTTCTGAGCATGGTCTAACTAGAAAATAATCCTCAGGTGCTGTTGTGGTGGCGAAACCACAGTTAGTTGCAATACGCGAGCGAGATACCACAATTAGTTCCAACCCTCCAGGTTCAGTGACATCTGGTTCTGttgatggaaaaagaattaTAGGCGCTGCAAATCCTGGTCCAGAAGACGCAGCTGATCTTCTGAGGTAAGtattggtcattttcatccCTATCACACTGAAACAAGAACTTGTACAGAAACAGCTTGTGTACATCTTTTACCTGTAATTTTATATTATCTATCAGAATTCCTTTTGATATTACAGTGATCTTAACTGCAACTTCGCTTCAATGTTTAGGATGTGTCTCCAGTGTGGTGTGCCGAAGACTTATTCACATGGTAAGGGTATGGTTTGCCCTGTCTGTGGTGATAGACCAGCCCAAACAAAAGAGCCCGAAAAGAAGAAGGGTTCAACTGTCAAAGACAAGGAGAAGATCAAGAGGATGAGGGGGCAATCGTCGCACGCTTCATGGAAGAGCGAGACCGAGATGGCTCTTCGGCAACAGTTCGACTGATAACTAGTTAGCATGGCCaatacctaaatgaaatgctgGGGAAACCTCTGTTGCCCTTTG
This window of the Panicum virgatum strain AP13 chromosome 1K, P.virgatum_v5, whole genome shotgun sequence genome carries:
- the LOC120642093 gene encoding uncharacterized protein LOC120642093, which codes for MSLTLLQGCYSAEEDDDPTAGAGAGAELSESGDSSTEEAGSDGDEASAPPKPASKPRRRPNPKGGDAAGGEGNSSLPSTLEAFADVSGPPEFLRHRVAEPEEGTEALGVLDRRGKEGSKHPPPGAVVVAKPQLVAIRERDTTISSNPPGSVTSGSVDGKRIIGAANPGPEDAADLLRMCLQCGVPKTYSHGKGMVCPVCGDRPAQTKEPEKKKGSTVKDKEKIKRMRGQSSHASWKSETEMALRQQFD